A single genomic interval of Desulfarculaceae bacterium harbors:
- a CDS encoding hydrogenase iron-sulfur subunit, producing the protein MSTAGRVGVFLCQGGRGTADSLEFKQLRWAAEATSDAVFTVAQSCQAEGAAAIARRIKELGLSAALVGACPLLHHPGSLSRALAAEGLDPEMATVLDLCAKPEGQASGACAVAPGASAALDQALCGLEFSPALALEEMPVSTRVLVVGAGLAALLAAREMLNAGYQVALLSPGKRLAPPEPLLGPEAAARAAELAHGLEEAEGLSLFRQGRLLSLSGTAGQFRARIQDRGGESHQVELGGVVVAQGPPQALNLPPGIAPGERVVSLSELVGLSAAPEHLKKRLGEGPLKVALAVGLAKQSDPLTLRAAVQAAMELAGNPANRVVLFTGNAKVAGPGLEALTQEARAQSVVMVKFTQGGLRAAEGGARLALEWDEEILGRVMADEFDLLAVDQVSVPDAAYAALAHTLGLGVGRDGSLQPEGVGALPVASGRGGVWLVGPARGQGEPGRWADEAAEAARQARELLGQGEPLAQTGRVSVDRKRCTICLTCVRVCPQGAMDRLHRRPLSNPLVCTACGTCAAECPMEAIQIAGLEDQRYEREIGAAGGRSSGLGPATERGLLVLACANSAAPALHAARLSGAALPSGARVVRVPCAGKVDLDMVLEGLRRGFDGVLMLACHPDACQSLGGNTWAARRWEHLGNLLAESGLGAERLFRAGVAPSQAREAMRAVERAAEALGELGPSPLKTSARVREMLGRFTLEMDDTFAIVS; encoded by the coding sequence ATGAGCACGGCGGGCCGGGTGGGCGTCTTCTTGTGCCAGGGCGGGCGGGGAACCGCCGATTCCCTGGAGTTCAAGCAGTTGCGCTGGGCGGCGGAGGCCACCTCGGACGCGGTGTTCACCGTGGCCCAGAGCTGCCAGGCCGAGGGCGCGGCGGCCATCGCCAGGCGCATCAAGGAGCTGGGGCTCAGCGCGGCGCTGGTGGGAGCCTGCCCCCTGCTGCACCATCCCGGCAGCCTGAGCCGGGCCTTGGCCGCCGAGGGCCTGGACCCGGAGATGGCCACGGTGCTGGACCTCTGCGCCAAACCCGAGGGGCAGGCCAGCGGGGCCTGCGCGGTGGCGCCGGGCGCGTCGGCCGCCTTGGACCAGGCCCTGTGCGGCCTGGAGTTCAGCCCGGCCCTGGCTCTGGAAGAAATGCCGGTGAGCACCCGGGTGCTGGTGGTGGGCGCGGGGCTGGCCGCGCTTCTGGCCGCGCGCGAGATGCTGAACGCGGGCTACCAGGTGGCTCTGCTCAGCCCCGGCAAGCGCCTGGCCCCTCCCGAGCCCCTGCTGGGGCCCGAGGCGGCCGCCCGAGCCGCCGAGCTGGCCCATGGCCTGGAAGAGGCCGAGGGATTGAGCCTGTTCCGCCAGGGTCGTTTGCTGTCCCTGAGCGGCACGGCGGGGCAGTTCAGAGCCCGCATCCAGGATCGGGGCGGCGAGAGCCACCAGGTGGAGCTGGGCGGAGTGGTGGTGGCCCAGGGGCCGCCCCAGGCCCTCAACCTGCCCCCGGGCATCGCGCCCGGCGAGCGGGTGGTGTCGCTCAGCGAGCTGGTGGGCCTCAGCGCCGCGCCGGAGCACCTGAAAAAGCGCCTGGGAGAGGGGCCGCTCAAGGTGGCCCTGGCCGTGGGGCTGGCTAAGCAATCCGACCCCCTGACCCTGCGCGCGGCGGTGCAGGCGGCAATGGAGCTGGCCGGGAACCCGGCCAACCGGGTGGTGCTGTTCACGGGCAACGCCAAGGTGGCCGGGCCGGGGCTGGAGGCCCTGACCCAGGAGGCCCGCGCCCAAAGCGTGGTGATGGTCAAGTTCACCCAGGGCGGCCTGCGGGCGGCTGAGGGCGGAGCGCGCCTGGCCCTGGAGTGGGACGAGGAAATCCTGGGCCGGGTAATGGCCGACGAGTTCGACCTGCTGGCCGTGGACCAGGTGTCCGTGCCGGACGCGGCCTACGCCGCACTGGCCCATACCCTGGGCCTGGGCGTGGGGCGCGACGGCTCCTTGCAGCCCGAGGGGGTGGGCGCCCTGCCCGTGGCCAGCGGCCGGGGCGGGGTGTGGCTGGTGGGCCCAGCCCGGGGCCAGGGTGAGCCCGGCCGCTGGGCCGACGAGGCGGCCGAGGCGGCGCGGCAGGCCCGGGAGCTGCTGGGCCAAGGCGAGCCCCTGGCCCAGACCGGCCGGGTGAGCGTGGACCGCAAGCGCTGCACCATCTGCCTCACCTGCGTGCGGGTATGCCCCCAGGGGGCCATGGACCGCCTGCACCGCAGGCCTCTGAGCAACCCTCTGGTGTGCACCGCCTGCGGCACCTGCGCGGCGGAGTGCCCCATGGAGGCGATCCAGATCGCCGGCCTGGAGGACCAACGCTACGAAAGGGAGATAGGCGCGGCCGGGGGCCGGAGTAGCGGCCTGGGCCCGGCCACGGAACGGGGCCTGTTGGTCTTGGCCTGCGCCAACAGCGCGGCCCCGGCCCTGCACGCCGCCCGCCTGAGCGGCGCGGCCCTGCCCTCCGGGGCGCGGGTGGTCAGGGTGCCCTGCGCGGGCAAGGTGGACCTGGACATGGTATTGGAAGGCCTGCGGCGGGGCTTCGACGGGGTGCTCATGCTGGCCTGCCACCCGGACGCCTGCCAGTCCCTGGGCGGCAACACCTGGGCCGCGCGGCGCTGGGAGCACCTGGGCAACCTGCTGGCCGAAAGCGGCCTGGGGGCGGAGCGCCTGTTCCGGGCCGGGGTGGCCCCCAGCCAGGCGCGGGAGGCCATGCGGGCGGTGGAGCGGGCCGCCGAGGCCCTGGGCGAGCTGGGGCCCAGCCCGCTCAAGACCAGCGCGCGGGTGCGGGAGATGCTCGGCCGCTTCACCCTGGAGATGGATGACACCTTCGCGATTGTGAGCTAG
- a CDS encoding FAD-dependent oxidoreductase, whose product MAEKQVLVIGGGVAGATAALELAGQGVPVHLVERDDFLGGHAAWLACKAAEQCLKCNGCVSEPRLAALPGHPLITVHRRAEVKRLSESGGGFRALIAQRPAYIDQERCTACGLCLEACPALEDGAIRRPRLAAEAPRLAIDPEQCLFFKDGRSTVCRDVCPEEAIDFGRQGSESELEVSALVLATGFTPFDPTPRQRLGYGRFPEVITALELEEMLRREGLALRPSDGRLARKVAFIQCVGSREVAGNNYCSRVCCGYGLRLGRALSGRQGCEVAMFYMDLQSFGHAVDEFLDAAHSELRLVRSMPYDVYAHPGGGLRVEYQPGEGQPPVSEPFDLVVLSVGLSPNPANQALAELTGAELDGAGFLAGGEREGVFLAGTALGPMDVAEAVASAGRAVEQTLGYLEEMRP is encoded by the coding sequence ATGGCTGAGAAACAGGTCTTGGTGATTGGAGGCGGGGTGGCCGGGGCCACCGCCGCCCTGGAGCTGGCCGGGCAAGGGGTGCCGGTGCACCTGGTGGAGCGCGACGACTTTCTGGGGGGCCACGCCGCCTGGCTGGCCTGCAAGGCCGCCGAGCAGTGCCTCAAGTGCAACGGCTGCGTCTCCGAGCCCCGCCTGGCCGCCCTGCCCGGGCATCCCTTGATAACCGTGCACCGCCGGGCCGAGGTGAAACGGCTCAGCGAGTCGGGCGGGGGCTTTCGCGCCCTGATCGCCCAGCGCCCGGCTTACATCGACCAGGAGCGCTGCACCGCCTGCGGCCTGTGCCTGGAGGCCTGCCCCGCCCTGGAAGACGGGGCCATACGGCGTCCCCGCCTGGCCGCCGAAGCCCCCCGCCTGGCCATCGACCCGGAGCAGTGCCTGTTTTTCAAGGACGGCCGCTCCACGGTGTGCCGGGATGTTTGCCCCGAGGAGGCCATCGACTTCGGCCGCCAGGGGAGCGAGAGCGAGCTGGAGGTGTCGGCCCTGGTCTTGGCCACCGGGTTCACCCCCTTTGACCCCACCCCGCGCCAGCGCCTGGGCTACGGCCGCTTCCCGGAGGTGATCACCGCCCTGGAGCTGGAAGAGATGCTCAGGCGCGAGGGCCTGGCCCTTCGGCCCAGCGACGGCCGCCTGGCCCGCAAGGTGGCCTTCATCCAGTGCGTGGGCTCGCGGGAGGTGGCGGGCAACAACTACTGCTCGCGGGTGTGCTGCGGCTACGGCCTGCGCCTGGGCCGGGCCCTGAGCGGCCGCCAGGGCTGCGAGGTGGCCATGTTCTACATGGACCTGCAGAGCTTCGGCCACGCGGTGGATGAGTTTTTGGACGCGGCCCACAGCGAACTGCGCCTGGTGCGCTCCATGCCCTATGACGTGTACGCCCATCCCGGCGGCGGCCTCCGGGTGGAATACCAGCCCGGCGAGGGGCAGCCGCCGGTGAGCGAGCCCTTCGACCTGGTGGTGCTCAGCGTGGGGCTGAGCCCCAACCCGGCCAACCAGGCCCTGGCCGAGCTGACCGGGGCGGAGTTGGACGGGGCGGGATTCTTGGCCGGGGGCGAACGCGAGGGGGTGTTCCTGGCCGGCACGGCCCTGGGGCCCATGGACGTGGCCGAGGCGGTGGCCTCGGCCGGGCGGGCGGTGGAGCAGACCCTGGGCTACCTGGAGGAGATGCGGCCATGA
- a CDS encoding methylenetetrahydrofolate reductase gives MSKLAEAMQGGKFVLTVELDPPRGPDLKPLTELAGALAEKADALVLGDNRGAKARMSPVLAAHHLIRHAGAEVVVTLTCRDRNRLALTSEMLAAAAGGVRNLLLVSGDFTTLGDQPGSQPVYDLDSVQALMLASELAQGRDLAGEIEGKAEFYLGAVLAPDSALMAMQAIKLNKKSRAGAEFFITKPIKSAEGLAALLAEADVARERVLAGVELGPEDDPAWARELVGEMKGQGLAAGVHLSCPEKQSRLPELAGQLGL, from the coding sequence ATGAGTAAGCTCGCCGAGGCCATGCAGGGTGGCAAGTTCGTCCTGACCGTGGAGCTGGACCCGCCCCGGGGCCCGGACCTGAAGCCCCTCACCGAGCTGGCCGGGGCTCTGGCCGAGAAGGCCGACGCTTTGGTGCTGGGCGACAACCGGGGCGCCAAGGCCCGCATGAGCCCGGTGTTGGCCGCGCATCACCTCATAAGGCACGCGGGCGCCGAGGTGGTGGTGACCCTCACCTGCCGCGACCGCAACCGCCTGGCCCTGACCAGCGAGATGCTGGCCGCGGCCGCGGGCGGGGTGCGAAACCTGCTCCTGGTCAGCGGCGACTTCACCACCCTGGGCGACCAGCCAGGCTCCCAGCCGGTGTACGACCTGGACTCGGTACAGGCGCTCATGCTGGCCTCGGAGCTGGCCCAAGGCCGCGACCTGGCCGGGGAGATCGAAGGCAAGGCCGAGTTTTATTTGGGAGCGGTCTTGGCCCCGGACAGCGCCTTGATGGCCATGCAGGCTATCAAGCTGAACAAGAAGTCCCGGGCCGGAGCGGAGTTTTTCATCACCAAGCCCATCAAAAGCGCCGAGGGCCTGGCGGCCCTTTTGGCCGAGGCGGACGTGGCGCGGGAGCGGGTGTTGGCCGGGGTGGAGCTGGGGCCGGAGGACGACCCGGCCTGGGCCCGGGAGCTGGTGGGGGAGATGAAGGGCCAGGGTCTGGCCGCAGGGGTGCATTTGTCCTGCCCGGAGAAGCAGAGCCGCCTGCCCGAACTGGCCGGCCAATTGGGGCTATGA
- a CDS encoding methylenetetrahydrofolate reductase C-terminal domain-containing protein → MIVAERKPFEEIAQSVAGFRRVLVAGCGTCVAVCLTGGEKEAGILAAQLDIAAQLGEREQAFSVGCVERQCDREFLEELAPQVEQADAVLSLACGAGIQFLAEQYPEVPVLAGVNTTFIGINDDVGVWQEKCRSCRDCVLTLTGGICPVTLCPKGMLNGPCGGGEDGKCETDPERDCAWALIAARLERTGRLGGLEDIVPARDRRNALPGKQVHPAYERRYSAHE, encoded by the coding sequence ATGATCGTAGCGGAGCGAAAGCCGTTCGAGGAGATAGCCCAGTCCGTGGCGGGCTTCCGCCGGGTGCTGGTGGCCGGCTGCGGCACCTGCGTGGCGGTTTGCCTCACCGGCGGCGAAAAAGAGGCGGGCATCCTGGCCGCCCAGCTGGACATCGCCGCCCAGTTGGGCGAGCGGGAGCAGGCCTTCAGCGTGGGCTGCGTGGAGCGCCAGTGCGACCGGGAGTTCCTGGAGGAGCTGGCTCCCCAGGTGGAACAGGCCGACGCGGTGCTCTCCCTGGCCTGCGGGGCGGGCATCCAGTTTTTGGCCGAGCAGTACCCCGAGGTGCCGGTGCTGGCCGGGGTGAACACCACCTTCATCGGCATCAACGACGACGTGGGGGTGTGGCAGGAGAAGTGCCGCTCCTGCCGCGACTGCGTGCTGACCCTCACCGGCGGCATCTGCCCGGTGACGCTGTGCCCCAAGGGCATGCTCAACGGCCCCTGCGGCGGGGGCGAGGACGGCAAGTGCGAGACCGACCCGGAGCGCGACTGCGCCTGGGCCCTGATCGCCGCGCGCCTGGAGCGCACCGGCCGCCTTGGGGGCCTCGAGGACATCGTGCCCGCCCGCGACCGCCGCAATGCCCTGCCCGGCAAACAGGTGCATCCCGCCTATGAACGGAGGTACAGCGCCCATGAGTAA
- a CDS encoding hydrogenase iron-sulfur subunit has protein sequence MGEKYEPKILALICTYCTYTAADMAGSMRLQYPPNVRVIKLLCTGKVDVMYLLAAFRAGADAVMVSGCEIGDCHFLEGNLRAKERVAHAKALLDELGLGGDRLEMFHIGASDAPKWAEAVSMMTRRALELGPNPLRGRRAAAAAQGERELSA, from the coding sequence GTGGGTGAAAAATACGAGCCCAAGATACTGGCCCTGATCTGCACCTACTGCACCTACACCGCCGCCGACATGGCAGGCTCCATGCGCCTGCAATACCCCCCCAACGTCCGCGTGATCAAGCTTCTGTGCACCGGCAAGGTGGACGTGATGTATCTGCTGGCCGCCTTTCGGGCCGGCGCGGACGCGGTGATGGTCTCGGGCTGCGAGATCGGGGACTGCCATTTTCTGGAGGGCAACCTCAGGGCCAAGGAACGGGTGGCCCACGCCAAGGCGCTCTTGGACGAGCTGGGCCTGGGCGGGGACCGGCTGGAGATGTTCCACATCGGGGCCTCGGACGCGCCCAAGTGGGCCGAGGCGGTCTCCATGATGACCCGCCGCGCCTTGGAACTTGGACCCAACCCCTTGCGCGGCCGCCGGGCGGCGGCAGCGGCGCAAGGCGAAAGAGAGCTGTCGGCATGA
- a CDS encoding FAD-dependent oxidoreductase has product MSAEVIPLQGKPSGAVLVAGAGIAGMQSALDLADAGYLVYLVEKDISIGGIMARLDKTFPTNDCSTCMISPKLIEVAANPNIKIISRATVEEVSGQAGDFTVRVRKEPRFIDEDACTGCGECIKVCPVETPADFNQGLNPRKAIYRHFPQAIPSAFAVDKLGASPCKNACPARISVQGYVALIAQGRYREALALIRKDNPLPAVCGRVCPQPCALACARAEVDEAIAIRDLKRFVTDWEVAQGEMDLPQCKEPRGEKIAIVGAGPAGLSAAYYLALNGFGVTIFEALPVAGGMLRVGIPDYRLPPEVLDYEIAYIQKLGVEIRLNTALGREVTLAQLKEQGYAALFMGVGAHKGLRLGVEGEDLAGVQSGVDFLREAALGRAEKPGDKVVVIGGGNVAIDAARTALRLGSQEVTILYRRTREQMPAYAEEIEDALAEGVEIVYLAAPVRFTEKRGRLAGVEVIAMELGEADASGRRRPMPMEGSNHVIEADGAISAIGQQPDLGFLDPADQIAASRWARLEADPVSLQCSLPWVYAGGDAVTGPATAVEAIAHGKEAAESIRRFLDGEDLSVGRQESRPQAKAGIEGIKPSPRLKPPHRAPNDRRGDFAEVVGPYSEADAKAEAARCLSCGICSECYQCLEVCQAQAIHHEMEPSELELKVGALLLAPGFKPFDARLRAEYGYGRYPNVLTALEFERVLSASGPFGGHVKRPGDGAEPKRVAWIQCVGSRDASLGRDYCSYVCCMYATKQAIIAAEHLPGLKSTVFYMDIRAQGKGFDRYYERARDEHGVRYLRSLPSRIIEDPLTGDLEISYFDAQDQLITESFDMVILSVGLSPHPDAKALATAAGVETDRFGFAARAGLNPLETSRKGVYVCGVFQAPRDIPDTVMQASGAAAQAGELLAPARGSEVSALEFPPEREKSGQEARVGVFVCHCGINIGGVVDVPGAVEYANQLPGVVHAEEFLFTCSTDSQEKMAKVIEEEGLNRVVVASCSPRTHEKLFQDTLKRAGLNPYLFEMANIRDQCSWVHQGDHGAATVKAEDLIRMSVARAGVLTPLHQLPMRVEQSALVIGGGPAGLTAALSLAEQGFETHLVERSDRLGGLARRLHATVEGFEVRPWLDDLVDRVTHHGLIRVHLESEVKETRGLVGNFVSQLQGAGKSREIRHGATVVATGAAEYEPSEYLGGQDPRVTTQLSLHEELHHDPAVLEGVERVVMIQCVGSREPEHSYCSRICCTSAVANAIAIKEAKPEASVSILFRDIRTFSLKELYYQKARDLGVNFIRFDPEAPPQVSPGEEALEVMVYDQILHEWIVLKADRLVLSAAVRPNEDAHAFASRLKLPLDADGFFMEAHLKLRPVDFTGAGFFMAGAAHGPKFLEEVISQAKAAAARAAVILSQAEMMVGGEVAVVDAERCVACLTCVRTCPYGVPRINDEGVAYIDPAACQGCGNCASACPRKLIQVQHHTDDQILAKEMAL; this is encoded by the coding sequence ATGAGCGCTGAAGTCATCCCTCTGCAAGGCAAGCCTTCGGGCGCGGTGCTGGTGGCCGGGGCGGGGATCGCGGGCATGCAGTCGGCCCTGGACTTGGCCGACGCGGGCTATTTGGTCTATCTGGTGGAAAAGGACATCAGCATCGGCGGCATCATGGCCCGCCTGGACAAGACCTTCCCCACCAACGACTGCTCCACCTGCATGATCTCGCCCAAGCTCATCGAGGTGGCGGCCAACCCCAACATCAAGATCATCAGCCGAGCCACGGTGGAGGAGGTCTCCGGCCAGGCCGGCGACTTCACGGTGCGCGTAAGGAAAGAGCCCCGCTTCATCGATGAGGACGCCTGCACCGGCTGCGGGGAGTGCATCAAGGTCTGCCCGGTGGAGACCCCGGCCGACTTCAACCAGGGCCTCAACCCGCGCAAGGCCATCTACCGCCACTTCCCCCAGGCCATACCCAGCGCCTTCGCGGTGGACAAGCTGGGGGCGAGCCCCTGCAAGAACGCCTGCCCGGCCCGCATCAGCGTGCAGGGCTACGTGGCCCTCATCGCCCAGGGGCGCTATCGCGAGGCCCTGGCCCTGATCCGCAAGGACAACCCCCTGCCCGCGGTCTGCGGCCGGGTGTGCCCCCAGCCCTGCGCCCTGGCCTGCGCCCGGGCCGAGGTGGACGAGGCCATCGCCATCCGCGACCTGAAGCGCTTTGTCACCGACTGGGAGGTGGCCCAGGGCGAGATGGACCTGCCCCAGTGCAAAGAGCCGCGCGGGGAGAAGATCGCCATCGTGGGCGCGGGCCCGGCCGGGCTCAGCGCGGCCTACTACCTGGCCCTCAACGGCTTCGGAGTCACCATCTTCGAGGCCCTGCCCGTGGCCGGAGGCATGCTCCGGGTGGGCATCCCGGACTACCGCCTGCCCCCCGAGGTGCTGGACTACGAGATCGCCTACATCCAAAAGCTGGGCGTGGAAATTCGCCTGAACACCGCCCTGGGGCGCGAGGTGACCCTGGCCCAGCTCAAGGAGCAGGGCTATGCCGCTCTGTTCATGGGCGTGGGCGCGCACAAAGGCCTGCGCCTGGGGGTGGAGGGCGAGGATCTGGCCGGGGTGCAAAGCGGGGTGGATTTCCTGCGCGAGGCTGCCCTGGGCCGGGCCGAGAAGCCCGGCGACAAGGTGGTGGTGATCGGCGGGGGCAACGTGGCCATCGACGCAGCCCGCACCGCGCTCCGCCTGGGCAGCCAGGAAGTGACCATCCTCTACCGCCGCACCCGCGAGCAGATGCCCGCCTATGCCGAGGAAATCGAGGACGCCCTGGCCGAGGGGGTGGAGATCGTCTATCTGGCCGCGCCGGTGCGTTTCACCGAGAAGCGCGGCCGCCTGGCCGGGGTGGAGGTCATCGCCATGGAGCTGGGTGAGGCCGACGCCTCGGGCCGCCGCAGGCCAATGCCAATGGAGGGCTCCAACCACGTCATCGAGGCGGACGGGGCCATCAGCGCCATTGGCCAGCAGCCTGACCTGGGGTTCCTGGACCCCGCGGACCAGATCGCGGCCAGCCGCTGGGCCCGCCTGGAGGCGGACCCGGTGAGCCTGCAATGCTCCCTGCCCTGGGTCTACGCGGGCGGCGACGCGGTGACCGGCCCGGCCACGGCGGTGGAGGCCATTGCCCATGGCAAAGAGGCGGCGGAGAGTATCCGGCGCTTCTTGGATGGCGAGGACTTGAGCGTCGGCCGCCAGGAGAGCCGCCCCCAGGCCAAGGCCGGCATTGAGGGCATCAAGCCCTCGCCCCGGCTCAAGCCGCCCCACCGCGCCCCCAATGACCGCCGTGGCGACTTCGCCGAGGTGGTGGGGCCCTACAGCGAGGCCGACGCCAAGGCCGAGGCGGCGCGCTGCCTTTCCTGCGGCATCTGCTCGGAGTGCTACCAGTGCCTGGAGGTGTGCCAGGCTCAGGCCATTCACCACGAAATGGAGCCCAGCGAGCTGGAGCTCAAGGTGGGGGCGCTGTTGTTAGCCCCGGGCTTCAAGCCATTCGACGCGCGCCTCCGGGCCGAGTACGGCTATGGCCGCTACCCCAACGTGCTCACCGCCCTGGAGTTCGAGCGGGTGCTCAGCGCCAGCGGCCCCTTTGGTGGGCACGTGAAGCGCCCCGGCGACGGGGCCGAGCCCAAGCGGGTGGCCTGGATCCAGTGCGTGGGCTCCCGCGACGCCTCCCTGGGCCGCGATTACTGCTCCTACGTGTGCTGTATGTACGCCACCAAGCAGGCCATCATCGCGGCCGAACATTTGCCCGGCCTCAAGAGCACGGTTTTCTACATGGACATCCGGGCCCAGGGCAAGGGCTTCGACCGCTACTACGAGCGGGCCCGCGACGAGCACGGGGTGCGCTATCTGCGCTCCCTGCCCAGCCGCATCATCGAAGACCCGCTCACCGGCGACCTGGAGATCAGCTACTTCGACGCCCAGGACCAGCTGATCACCGAGAGCTTCGACATGGTGATCCTCTCGGTGGGCCTGAGCCCCCACCCCGACGCCAAGGCCCTGGCCACGGCCGCCGGAGTGGAGACCGACCGCTTCGGCTTCGCGGCCCGCGCGGGGCTGAACCCCCTGGAGACCAGCCGGAAAGGGGTCTACGTGTGCGGCGTGTTCCAGGCGCCGCGCGACATCCCGGACACGGTGATGCAGGCCTCCGGCGCGGCGGCCCAGGCCGGGGAGCTCTTGGCCCCGGCGCGGGGCAGCGAGGTGAGCGCCCTGGAGTTCCCGCCCGAACGCGAAAAGAGCGGCCAGGAGGCGCGGGTGGGCGTGTTCGTGTGCCACTGCGGCATCAACATCGGCGGGGTGGTGGACGTGCCCGGCGCGGTGGAGTACGCCAACCAGCTGCCCGGGGTGGTGCACGCCGAGGAGTTCCTCTTCACCTGCTCCACCGACAGCCAGGAGAAAATGGCCAAGGTCATCGAGGAGGAAGGGCTCAACCGGGTGGTGGTGGCCTCGTGTAGCCCGCGCACCCACGAGAAGCTGTTCCAGGACACCCTGAAGCGCGCCGGCCTGAACCCCTACCTCTTCGAGATGGCCAACATCCGCGACCAGTGTTCCTGGGTGCACCAAGGCGACCACGGCGCGGCCACGGTCAAGGCCGAGGACCTGATCCGCATGTCCGTGGCCCGGGCCGGGGTGCTAACGCCCCTGCACCAGCTGCCCATGCGGGTGGAGCAGAGCGCCTTGGTCATCGGCGGGGGTCCGGCGGGGCTCACCGCCGCGCTGAGCCTGGCCGAGCAGGGCTTCGAGACCCACCTGGTGGAGCGAAGCGACCGGCTGGGCGGCCTGGCCCGGCGGCTGCACGCCACGGTGGAGGGCTTCGAGGTGCGGCCCTGGCTGGATGATCTCGTGGACCGGGTGACCCACCACGGCCTGATCCGGGTGCACCTGGAGAGCGAGGTCAAGGAGACCCGGGGCCTGGTGGGCAACTTCGTGAGCCAGCTACAGGGCGCGGGCAAGAGCCGGGAGATACGCCACGGGGCCACGGTGGTGGCCACCGGCGCGGCGGAGTACGAACCCAGCGAGTACCTGGGCGGCCAGGACCCGCGGGTTACCACCCAGCTAAGCCTGCACGAGGAGCTGCACCACGACCCCGCCGTGCTGGAGGGGGTGGAGCGGGTGGTTATGATCCAGTGCGTGGGCTCCCGCGAGCCGGAGCACTCCTACTGCTCGCGCATCTGCTGCACCTCGGCGGTGGCCAACGCCATCGCCATAAAGGAGGCCAAGCCCGAGGCCTCGGTGAGCATCCTCTTCCGCGACATCCGCACCTTCAGCCTCAAGGAGCTCTACTACCAGAAGGCCCGCGATCTGGGGGTGAACTTCATCCGCTTCGACCCCGAGGCCCCGCCCCAGGTGAGCCCCGGCGAAGAGGCCCTGGAGGTGATGGTCTACGACCAGATCCTGCACGAGTGGATCGTGCTCAAGGCCGACCGCCTGGTGCTGAGCGCGGCGGTGCGGCCCAACGAGGACGCCCATGCCTTCGCCAGCCGCCTCAAGCTGCCCCTGGACGCGGACGGCTTCTTCATGGAGGCGCACCTCAAGCTGCGGCCCGTGGACTTCACCGGCGCGGGATTCTTCATGGCCGGCGCGGCCCACGGCCCCAAGTTCCTGGAGGAGGTGATCAGCCAGGCCAAGGCGGCCGCCGCCCGCGCGGCGGTGATCCTCAGCCAAGCGGAGATGATGGTGGGCGGCGAGGTGGCGGTGGTGGACGCCGAGCGCTGCGTGGCCTGCCTCACCTGCGTGCGAACCTGCCCCTACGGAGTGCCCCGGATCAACGACGAGGGCGTGGCCTACATCGACCCCGCCGCCTGCCAGGGCTGCGGCAACTGCGCCAGCGCCTGCCCCCGCAAGCTGATCCAGGTGCAGCACCACACGGACGATCAAATCCTGGCCAAGGAGATGGCCTTGTAA
- a CDS encoding CoB--CoM heterodisulfide reductase iron-sulfur subunit B family protein, producing the protein MTQVSYYPGCSLEATARDYAESIEGVTQALGIELKELPDWNCCGASAAHSLDHRAALNLAARNLAQAIDAPSPLVVPCALCYNRLASARCELIEDDTLIIDEIRALGDDYGLVQVLELNEYLTKPEMIARAQEAAREDLSGLKAVCYYGCQGQRPPRVTGQVDYENPMGLDNMLEALGVQVLDWPFKTDCCGASHSIARPDLVHTLVAKLYGRALEQGANCIVTGCQMCQANLDMYQEEIAQEMGRPVYLPVLYFTEVMGLALGLGQAPRWLGRHLVSPKGLLERAGLPRQVWERL; encoded by the coding sequence ATGACTCAGGTTAGCTACTATCCCGGCTGCTCGCTGGAAGCCACGGCCCGGGACTACGCCGAGAGCATCGAAGGCGTGACCCAGGCCCTGGGCATCGAGCTGAAGGAGCTGCCCGACTGGAACTGCTGCGGGGCCAGCGCGGCCCACAGCCTGGACCACCGGGCGGCCCTGAACCTGGCGGCGCGCAACCTGGCCCAAGCCATCGACGCACCCTCCCCCCTGGTTGTCCCCTGCGCCCTCTGCTACAACCGCTTGGCCAGCGCCCGCTGCGAACTGATCGAAGACGACACCCTGATAATCGACGAGATACGCGCCCTGGGCGACGACTACGGCCTGGTTCAGGTGTTGGAGCTCAACGAGTACCTCACCAAGCCGGAGATGATCGCCCGCGCCCAAGAGGCCGCCCGCGAGGACCTGAGCGGGCTAAAGGCGGTGTGCTACTACGGCTGCCAGGGTCAGCGCCCGCCCCGGGTTACCGGCCAGGTGGACTACGAGAACCCCATGGGCCTGGACAACATGCTGGAGGCTTTGGGCGTTCAGGTCCTGGACTGGCCCTTCAAGACCGACTGCTGCGGGGCCTCCCACTCCATCGCCCGGCCGGACCTGGTGCACACCCTAGTGGCCAAGCTCTACGGGCGGGCCCTGGAGCAAGGGGCCAACTGCATCGTCACCGGCTGCCAGATGTGCCAGGCCAACCTGGACATGTATCAAGAGGAGATCGCCCAAGAGATGGGGCGTCCGGTTTACCTGCCCGTCCTCTACTTCACCGAAGTCATGGGCCTGGCCCTGGGCCTAGGGCAAGCGCCCCGCTGGCTGGGGCGGCACCTGGTGAGCCCCAAGGGCCTGCTGGAGCGGGCCGGGCTTCCCCGCCAGGTATGGGAGCGGCTATGA